CGCCGGATCACATCCTCGGCGTGCGCATGCAGGGCCTGACGGCCGGCGAACAGCAGGGCCGGGTCGATGTTGCCCTGCACCGGCGTCGCGCCGCCCAACCGGTCGCTGGCCTCGTCCAGCGGGATCCGGTGGTCGATGCCGACGACGTCGGCGCCGACGTCGCGCATGGCGGTGAGCAGCTCGCCGGTGCCGACGCCGAAATGCACCCGCGGCACCGGCAGGTCGGCCACCGCGGCGAACACGGCCGCCGAGTGCGGGGCGACGAACCGCTCGTAGTCGGGCCGGCTCAACGCGCCCGCCCAGGAGTCGAAGACCTGCACCGCCGAGGCGCCGGCCAGGATCTGGGCCCGCAGGAACGCGCCGGTCACCCCGGCCACCCAGGTCAGCAGCGCGTGCCAGACCTGCGGCTCGGCGTGCATCAGGGTCTTGGTCAGCCGGTGATCGCGGCTGGGCCCGCCCTCGACCAGGTAGGAGGCCAGGGTGAACGGGGCCCCGGCGAAGCCGATCAGCGGCGTCGACCCGAGCTCGGCGACCACGCCGGCGGCCTCGGCCGCCACCGGCGCCAGGGCGTCGGGATCCAGCGTCGGCAACGCGGCGACGTCGGCGGCGGTGCGGATCGGGGCGGCCACCACCGGGCCGGTCCCGGCCACGATCTGCACGTCGATCCCGGCCAGCTTGAGCGGCACCACGATGTCGCTGAACAGGATCGCCGCGTCCACGCCGTGCCGGCGCACGGGCTGCAGGGTGATCTCCGCGGCCAGCTCGGGCATCAGGCAGGACTCGAGCATGCCGATGCCCCGGCGGACCTCGCGGTACTCGGGCAGCGACCGGCCGGCCTGGCGCATGAACCAGACGGGCCGGTGGGCCGGCCGGGTACCCCGGTAGGCGGCCAGCAGCGGCGCCCCGGCGGTGCGGCCGTCGACCAGCGGATGGGTCGGGGGGAGCGCGTCACCCATCGGGCCGGCGGCGGTCCCGGTGGCGGTCTCGGAAGCAGTCATCCCTGCCATCGTGTCACCTCGGCCACCCGGCCGGCCGGCGCGGTGCCCGGCTCCGGACAAAAGTCCTGGTCAGACCGGGTCGGCAAAGCTAGGTGAGGCTTGCCTTCGTACCGGGCCGGACGGTCCCACCGGTAGCATTCCGGATCATGCTCATGGTTCTTGGCGCCAGCCATCACGACCTCGAGCTGACGCAGTTGGACCGGCTCGCCATGCACCCGACGCTGCTCAGCCGGGCCGTCGGCGAGCTGGCCCGCCAACCGGACATGCCGATCGACGGCGCCGTCGTCGTCTCGACCTGCAACCGGCTCGAGATCTACCTGGACGCCGCCCGGTTCCACGACGCGATCGAGGGCGTCGCCGCCCAGCTGGCCCAGGTGACCGGGCTGGACGCGGTCGAGGTCGCGGCCATGCTCAAGGTCCGGGTGGGCGCGCCCGCGGTGGCCCATCTGTTCACCGTGGCCTCCGGGCTGGACTCGATGGTCGTCGGCGAGGTGGAGATCGCCGGGCAGATCGCCCGGGCGCTGCGCGAGGCGCAGGCCGCCGGCACCGTCTCGCCCCCCATCAACCAGCTGTTCCAGACCGCGGCCCGGGTGGCCAAGCAGGTCGCCACCGAAACCGGGCTGGGCGCGGCCGGCCGGTCGGTCGCCTCGGTCGCCCTGGACATCACCGGCGTCGGCCCGGGCGGGCCGGGCGCGCAGACCGCGCTGATCATCGGCACCGGCGCCTACGCGCGGGTCGTCGCCGCCGAGCTGCGCACCCGCGGGGTCACCCAGCTGCTCGTGCATTCGCCCAGCGGCCGCGCCGACACCTTCGCCGACCGGCACGCCGCCACCGCCGTGTCCGCCGCCGACCTGGTCGCGACCATGGCCCAGGTCGACCTCGTGGTGGCCTGCAGCGGGCAGTCCGCCGGGATGCTCGACGAGGCCATGCTGGCCGCCGCGGTCGCCGCCCGGTCGCGGCCGTTGCCGATCATCGACCTGGCCCTGCACCCGCATGTCGCCGGACCGGCCCGGGCAGTGCCCGGGGTGCGTGTGGTGGACCTGCATTCGGTGCAGCAGCAGGTCGATCCGGCCCACCTGGACGCTGTCGTCTCCGCCCAGGACATCGTCATCGCCGGCGTCGCCGCCTTCGAGGAGCGGATGGCCATCCGGCGGTTGGATCCGGCCGTGGTCGCGTTGCGCCAGCACGTCACCGGCACGGTGGAGAAGGAACTGGACCGGCTGCGGGCCAAGTACCCGGCCGACGTGGCCGCGGACGTGGAGCGGGCCCTGCACCGGGTGACCCAGGCCCTGCTGCACACCCCGACGCTGCGCGCCCAGGAACTGGCCCGCACCGGTGACGGCGCCGGTTACGTCCAGGCCCTGCACACGCTGTTCGGCATCGACATCACCGAATCGGAGACCGCGGCGCACCCGGTCGCCGCCCTGCGCACCAGCTGAGCCCACCAGCACCGCGCACCAGCAGAGCGCACCAGCCGAGCACTCCGAGCCGGGCGGCCCGTCGACGACGAACGACGACGAACCGCCCGCACCGGGGTCAGGCCAGTCCGGCCGCCTCGAACGCACCCAGGGTCGGCTTGATCGTCGCGGTCGGCCCGACCTCGCCGGCGATCGCGTCCAGCGTCTTGAGGCCGTCACCGGTGTTGAACACCACGGTCTCGGCCTCGGGGTCGAGCTGGCCGCTGGCCAGCAGCTTGCGCAGGGTGGCGATGGTGACGCCGCCGGCGGTCTCGCCGAAGATGCCCTCGGTGCGGGCCAGCAGCTTGATGCCGGCGATCACCTCGTCGTCGCTGACGTCCTCGATCGCCCCGCCGGTGCGCCGGGTCACGTCCAGCACGTACGGGCCGTCCGCCGGGTTGCCGATGGCCAGCGACTTGGCGATGGTGTCCGGCCGGACCGGCTTGACCACGTCCCAGCCCTGCTTGAACGCCTCGGACACCGGCGAGCAGCCGGTCGCCTGGGCACCGAACACCTTGTACGGCGTGGGTTCGACCAGGCCCAGCTCGCCCAGCTCGGTGAAGCCCTTGTCCACCTTGACCAGCTGCGCGCCGGAGGCGATGGGGATGACGACCTGCTCGGGCAGCCGCCAGCCGAGCTGCTCGGCGACCTCGAAGCCCAGGGTCTTGGAGCCCTCGGCGTAGTAGGGCCGGACGTTGACGTTGACGAACGCCCAGTCCTCCTGCTCGGCGGCGATCTCGCCGGCCAGCCGGTTGATGTCGTCGTAGTTGCCGTCGACCGCGACCAGGGTGCCGCCGTAGGCGGCGGTGGTCAGGATCTTCTGCTGCTCCAGATTGGCCGGGATCAGCACGACGGACCGGATGCCGGCCCGGGCGGCGGCCGCGGCGACCGCGTTGGCCAGGTTGCCGGTGCTCGGGCAGGCCAGCACGGTGAAGCCGAGCTTGCGGGCCGCGGCCAGCGCGACGGCGACGACGCGGTCCTTGAACGAGTGGGTCGGGTTCCCGGAGTCGTCCTTGACCCAGAGCCGGCGCATGCCCAGCTCCTTGGCCAGGTTGTCGGCCCGGATCAGCTTGGTGTTGCCCGGGTTCATGTTCGGGGTCTGTGCGACGTCGGCCGGCACCGGCAACAGGTCGGCGTACCGCCAGATGTTCGCCGGACCGGACTCGATCCGCTGCTTGAGGGCGTCGCCGCGCAAGGTGAACTCGTAGGCCACCTCGAGCGGCCCGAAACACTCCATACACGCGTAGTACGGGCCCAGTTCGACGCGGTTGCCGCACTCGCGACAGGACAGCGCGACGGCGGGACCCAGATCGATGCCGGGCGCGGAGGCGGAACCGGCGGACCCGGGGGTGGACAGCACAGAGGTCATGACGAGGCCTTTCTGCTCATCTTCCCCGCCGAAGCGGGACGGAAGTGGCACCTGCTGTCGATCGGCCCCGGACGCGCGGTCAGGAGATGACGATCATCAACAGTGGTTGCCGGGGCTTCATCGGGCCGTGTCCCTCTGCCCCTCTGGATGAGGTGGGTTCTTCAGTTGTCCGGCAATCGTAACGCATCTCCCGAGGCCGCCGACCGGTCGCGACGGCCGGCCGCGACGACTGGCCGGGGGTCGTCGATCGGCGGTGCGGCGGCCGGTGTCACAGCCCCCTGGCACCATGTCGGGCATGGCGCAGACGGGATCCGGGTCGGGTGAGCTGACCCCGCTGGTGCTTCTCACCGGTGACGAGCAGCTGCTGGTCGACCGGGCGATTTCCCGGGCGACGGCCGCGGCCCGCCGGATCGAGGCGGGCGCCGAACGCCGCGACGGCGTCGCCGCCGGGCTCACCGTGGGGGAGTTCTCCGACCTGGTCGCGCCGAGCCTGTTCGCCGAACCCCGGGTGGTGGTCATCCGCGGCGCGCACGAGGCCGGCAAGGACCTGGCCGCCGCGCTGATCGGGTACACCAAGGACCCGGTCGAGGGGGTGTGGCTGGTCGTCCAGCACGCCGGCGGCGCCCGCAACAAGGCCATCGGCGAGGCCCTGACCAAGGCCGGGGCCACCGTGGTGACCTGCAACAAGATCACCCGGCTCAACGAGCGGATCGACTTCGTCCGGGCCGAGATCCGGCGGGCCGGCGGCACCACCAACCCGGCCGCGGTGACCGCGCTGGTCGAGGCGGTCGGCTCGGATCTGCGGGAGCTGGCCGCGGCGGCCGACCAGCTGGTGGCCGACACCGGCGGCACCGTCGACGAGCAGGCGGTCCGCCGCTATCACCGGGGCCGGGCCGAGGTCACCGGGTTCACCGTGTCCGACGCCACGATGTCCGGTGACCTGGCCGGCGCGCTGGAGTCGCTGCGCTGGGCGCTGGGGGTCGGGGTGGCGCCCGTGCTGGTCGCCGATGCGCTGGCCGATGGCGTCCGGACGGTGGCCAAGGTGTCCGGGGCCAAGGGCGGCAATTCCTACGCGATCGCCTCCGCGCTGGGCATGCCGCCGTGGAAGGTCGATCGAGCCCGGGGGATGGCCCGCGGCTGGTCGACCGACGGGTTGGTCGGCGGCATGGCGATCGTGGCCGAGCTGAACGCCGCGGTCAAAGGCGCGGCGGTCGATGTCGAGTACGCGTTGGAGCGCGCGGTGATCGATCTGGTGGCAGCACGAAAGCGCCGGTGACCCGCTCGGTCACCGGCGCCGGAAGCGGTGGATCAGACCTGGTTGACCAGCTGGGTCAGCGCCGACTTGCGGTTGGCGGCCTGGTTCGCGTGGATGACGCCCTTGGAGGCGGCCTTGTCCAGGCTGCGGCAGGCGGCCTTGAGCTCGACCTCGGCCGCCGTCTTGTCGCCGGCCTCGGCTGCGGTCCGCACCTTGCGCACGGCCGTCTTCAGCGACGACTTGACCGACTTGTTGCGCAGTCGCGCAGCTTCGTTGGTGCGGTTGCGCTTGATCTGGGACTTGATGTTGGCCACGCCGGAATGCCTTCGTTTCGTCGTTGGGAGTGACCGACACGTTCGTCGATCGTGGGTGTGACGCCGTCGGGCACACACGGCGGTCCACTTTACCAGCCGCCACAAGCCGGTCACAAACCCGAGCTGATCTTCCCGTAGCGATCAGGGGCAACGATACGCGGTCGGCTCGGGCCGGCCGTCGCTGTCCAGCGCGGCGCCCACCCAGCCGACCACCCCCGGGTCGGCGGGCAGGTCCAGGTGCGAGACCGTCGCCCGGGGGCATCGGTCCTGGATGACCAGCGACCGGACCCGGTCGGCCGGCCCAACCGGCGACTGCCCGTCCACCGGCGTCACCACGGTGTCGTCCCGGCTGGAAATGGTCGCGTAGCGCACCTGCCCGTCCAGGTCGCCGCCGGCGTCCAGCTCGGTCAGCAGGGCCGAGCCGGCGGTCTGATCCGCGCAGGCCGGACAGGCGGCCGCCGGCACCCCGGTGAGCAGGTCCGCGGTCGAGCCGTGGAACGACGGCGCGATCAGCACCGCGCTGGCCACCGCCGGGGCCAGACCGTCCAGCCGCAGCGCGGTCCGCAGCACCAACCCACCCTGGGAGAACCCGACCACGTCGACTTGATCGGCCCCGGTCGCGGCGCGGACGTCCTGGACGAAGCCGGCCGCGGCGCTCGCCGAGTCACGGACCGGGGCGACGCCGGCCAGGGAGTAGTTCAGGCCGTAGACGCAGCGCCCGCCGGCCTGCAGCGCCGCGGCCAGGGCGGTGAAATTGCTCTGCACCGTGGAGAACGTGCCGGGCAGCAGCACCACCGGCCGCTCCGCCGACCGGCAGGACGGGTCGTTCACTCCGGGGACGTGCACATCGGGAAGGGGGGACCGGATCCGGGACGGGGACGCAGTCGGTGCCAGGGTCGGCACCGACGACGAGGGGGTCGGGGCAGCGGTGGTCGGGACAGCGGTGGTCGGGACGGCGGTGGTGGCCGGGTCGGTCGGCGCGCCGGCGGCGGAGCAGGCGCCGACCGCCAACAACAGCCCGACCAGCACCGATGCCGGTCGGCCGGCCCGAACAGTGCGCCTCATCGCCTGCCACCGTAGAGCCGGCCGGGGTCCCCGGAGAAAGTCGGAAGAAAAAGTCGGAAGAAAAGTCGGCCCGGCTGTCGTCCGGCGCGGTGGTCGTTCGTGGTCATGGTGCAAGGGGTGATCGAGCCGGTCACCCACCCGGACCGCAAGGAGTCACCGATGAAGCTCAGCCTGAACATCTTCGTCAGCCTCGACGGCGTCATGCAGGGCCCCGGCGCCCCGCAGGAGGACACCACCGGAGGTTTCACCCGGGGCGGCTGGCTGGTCCCGCACCTGGACGAGGAGTTCGGTCGGATCGTCGACGAGGAATGGTTCGCCCACGCCGACGCCGTGCTGCTCGGGCGGACCACCTTCGACATGATGCGGCCGTACTGGAGCGCCTACCCGAACCAGGAGGAGCTGGTGGCCCGCGTGCTGAACACCTTCCCCAAGTACCTGGTCTCCGACACGCTCACCGACGAGCAGGCGGCCTGGGGTCCGACCACCGTGATCCGCGGCGACGTGGTCGAGCAGGTCCGGGCGATCAAGCAGCAGCCCGGCCGGGAACTGCAGGTACATGGCAGCTGGCAGCTCGCGCAGACCCTGCACAACGCCGGGCTGGTCGACACCTACCGGCTGCTGGTGTTCCCGGTGGTCGTCGGCCAGGGCAAGCGCCTGTTCGACGAGCACAGCCGGCCGACGGCCTTCCGGACGGTGTCGCGGACGGCCACTGCGGGCGGCCTGACCCACCTGGTTCTCGAGCCGACCGCGTTCACCAGCGGTGACCTCACCGCCGACGGCACCACCGACCTCGAGGCCGACGGGACGGAGGTGAGCGCCACCGTCCCGGCCTGAGCACGCCCCGAACCCATCCCGCACGATCACCCCGTAACCCACAGGAGCCCACCATGAAGCAGTACATGCTCTCCGTCCACCACGAGTCCCCGGCCGAGGTCGCCGCCATCACCGAGCAGGACATGCAGCGGATGTTCCAGCAGGTCGACGCGTTCAACGAGCAGGTCCGGCAGGCCGGCGCCTGGGTGTTCGCCGGCGGCCTGGAAGACATCGAATCGGCCACCGTGGTCGACGCCCGCGGCGCCGAGGCGGTCATCACCGACGGACCGTTCTCCGAGACCAAGGAGTACCTGGGCGGCTTCTGGGTGATCCAGGCCGCCGACCTGGACGAGGCCCTGGAATGGGCCCGCAAGGGCTCGGCCGCCTGCGAGGGCCGGGTCGAGGTCCGCCCCTTCCAGGGCGAGGCCTAGCCGCCACCGGCGGTCTTCGTCCGGGCGGGCGATCGTCGGGTGAAATGGGGGCATGCCCGACGACCCCGCTCCGCGCATCGACACCGCCCCGCGCATCGGTTCCGTCCCGGCCCGGAGCATCGAGCAGGTGTTCCGGGCCGAGCACGGACGGCTGGTCGCCACCCTGATCCGTCGCTTCAGCGACATCGACCTGGCCGAGGAAGCGCTCGGCGACGCGCTGGTCGTCGCGCTGCAGACCTGGCCCGAGCAGGGCCTGCCGGCCAATCCCGGCGGCTGGCTCACCACCACGGCCACCAACCGGGCCATCGACCGGATCCGTCGTGAGTCCACCCGGGACGCTCGGCACCGGCAGGCCAGCGCCCAGACCCTGACCCAGCACGACCCGATCGCCGAGCGCGACCGGCAGGAGGAGGAGGTCGGCGTGATCACCGACGACCGGCTCCGGCTGATCTTCACCTGCTGCCACCCGGCGCTGGCCCCGGAGGCGCGGGTCGCGCTCACCCTGCGCCTGCTCGGCGGGCTGACCAGCACCGAGATCGCGCAGGCGTTCCTGGTCCCGGAGCCGACCATGGCCCAGCGGCTGACCCGGGCCAAGCGCAAGATCAAGACGGCCGGCATCCCGTACCGGGTGCCGCAGGCGGAGGACCTGCCGGCCCGGCTGGCCGGTGTGCTGGCGGTGCTCTACCTGATCTTCAACGAGGGCTATCTGGCCAGCTCCGGCGACCAGCCGGTGCGCGACGACCTGTGCGCCGAGGCGATCCGGCTCACCCGGGTGGTCCGCGGCCTGCTCCCCGACGAACCCGAGGTCGCCGGGCTGCTCGCGCTGATGCTGCTCACCCAGGCCCGGCGGGCCACCCGGGTGGCCGGCGGGGTGCTGGTGCCGCTGGACGAGCAGGACCGGACGGCCTGGTCCCGGGACCTGATCGGGCAGGGGCACGAGCTGGTCCGCGAGTGCCTGCGCCGCAACCGACCCGGCCAGTACCAGCTGCTGGCCGCGATCAACGCGGTGCACACCGACGCGCCGACCGCCGCGGACACCGACTGGGGCCAGATCGTCGCGCTGTACGACCAGCTGCGCCGGGTGCACCCGTCACCGATCGTCGAGCTGAACCGGGCGGTCGCGGTCGCCGAGCTGGACGGTCCGGCGGTCGGGCTGGCCCTGGTCGAACCCCTGGACCTGGCCGGATACCACCCGTGGCACGTCGCCCGGGCCGATCTGCTGCGCCGGCTCGACCGGCCGCAGGACGCCGCGGCCGCCTACGAACAGGCCCTGGGCATGACCGAGAACGAGGCCGAACGGGCCTTCCTGCGCCGCAAGCAGCGCGAGCTGACCGGCCACTGAAGGCGGCCGGGGACCCCGGTGGGCCGGTGATTGCCGGACTCGGGGCCCGGCCGTGGGACGATGGAGCGTCCGCCCGCCCGCACTCCAGAAGGATCCAGAAAGACTCCCGTGACATCTGGTCTCGCCGCCCGTGCCCATCGCACGTTCACCCCGCCGGAGTTGATCCGCAACTTCTGCATCATCGCGCACATCGATCACGGCAAGTCGACGCTCGCGGACCGGATGCTGCAGCTCACCGGGGTGGTGGAGGAGCGGGCCATGCGGGCCCAGTACCTGGACCGGATGGACATCGAGCGTGAGCGTGGCATCACCATCAAGTCGCAGGCCGTCCGGCTGCCCTGGGCCGCGCCCGGCCGCGACGGCAAGACCATCGATCACGTCCTGAACCTGATCGACACCCCCGGCCACGTGGACTTCACCTACGAGGTGTCCCGCTCGCTGGCCGCCTGCGAGGGGGCCGTGCTGCTGGTCGACGCCGCGCAGGGCATCGAGGCGCAGACCTTGGCCAACCTGTACCTGGCCCTGGAGAACGACCTGCACGTCATCCCGGTGCTGAACAAGATCGACCTGCCGGCCGCCCAGCCGGAGCGGTACGCCGAGGAGATCGCGCACATCATCGGCGGCTCGCCCGACGACGTGCTGCGGGTCTCCGGCAAGACCGGGGCCGGGGTCAAGGAGCTGCTGGACAAGGTGGTGGCCGAGATCCCGCCGCCGGTCGGCGACGCGGACGCCCCCGCCCGCGCGATGATCTTCGACTCGGTCTACGACATCTACCGCGGCGTCATCACCTACATCCGCGTCATCGACGGCAAGATCACCCCGCGCGAGCGCATCCAGATGATGTCCACCCGGGCCATCCACGAACTGCTCGAGGTCGGCGTCATCTCGCCCGAACCCATCCCCACGGTCGGGCTGGGGGTCGGCGAGGTCGGTTACCTGATCACCGGCGTCAAGGACGTCCGGCAGTCCAAGGTCGGCGACACCATCACCTCCGCGGCCAAGGGCGCCACCGTCCCGCTCGGCGGGTACCGCGACCCGCGGCCGATGGTCTACTCAGGGCTGTACCCACTGGACGGCTCGGACTACCCGTTGCTGCGCGACGCGCTGGACAAGCTGCGGCTCAACGACGCGGCCCTGACCTACGAGCCGGAGACCTCGGCCGCGCTCGGGTTCGGGTACCGCTGCGGGTATCTGGGCCTGCTGCACATGGAGATCACCCGCGACCGTTTGGAACGCGAGTTCGGCCTCGACCTGATCTCCACCACCCCGAACGTGGTCTACCGGGTCACCATGGAGGACACCACCACGCACGTGGTGACCAACCCCAGCGACTGGCCGTCGGGCAAGATCCGCGACATCGTCGAGCCGATCGTGCGGTGCACCATCATCAGCCCGAGCGAGTACATCGGCACCATCATGGAGCTGTGCCAGTCCCGGCGAGGATCGTTGGGCGGCATGGACTATCTGTCCGAGACCCGGGTCGAGCTGCGCTACACGATGCCGCTGGGCGAGATCATCTTCGACTTCTTCGACGCGCTGAAGTCCCGCACCCGCGGCTACGCCTCGCTGGACTACGAGGAGATCGGCATGCAGGAGGCCGACCTGGTCAAGGTCGACATCCTGCTGCAGGGCGAGGCGGTCGACGCCTTCTCGGCGATCGTGCACAAGGACTCCGCCTACGGCTACGGCGTCTCGATGACGGCCAAGCTGCGTGAGCTGATCCCGCGGCAGCAGTTCGAGGTGCCGATCCAGGCCGCGGTCGGGTCCAGAGTCATTGCCCGCGAGACGATCCGGGCGATGCGCAAGGACGTGCTGGCCAAGTGCTACGGCGGTGACATCACCCGGAAGCGCAAGCTGCTGGAGAAGCAGAAGGAGGGCAAGAAGCGGATGAAGATGGTCGGTCGGGTCGAGGTCCCGCAGGAGGCCTTCATCGCCGCACTGTCCACCGACTCCGCCCCGGCGGCCGGCAAGGACGCCAAGAAGTAGCCACCCGGGGGCGCGGTGCGCCCGGCGCTATCCCGGCACCAGACCGGTCAGATAACTGCCGACCACCGCCGCGATCTCGGCCCGGGACTGGGTGGTGCCGGCCGGTGCGGCGGACAGCGAGCCCACCCCGACCAGCCGGTCGTACTGCAGCCCGTCGAGCAGGGCGATCAGCCCGTCGGCCGACCGGGGCGGGTCGGCCGCGCCCAGCCGGGTGACCGCGCCGATCGCCAGGGTCCGGAAAATGCTGCCGGCGTGCAGGATCTCGCGCAGATCGGGATCCGAGGCCACCTCGATCTCGCAGGCCATCCGGGCCAGCGTGCGGTCGCGGTGCTCGCCGATCTGCCCGTCGATGAAGATTGCGACACGGTCCGCCAGCCGGCCGGCCTCGGCCCGTCGCCCGTCCCGGGTGGTCGGTGCCCCCTCCGGGCCGGTCGGCGGGCCCGGCAGCCCGGCCAGCCGCGCCCGGTTGATCTCGGCGATCCGGACCAGCACGCCCCGCAACAGTTCTCGGCGCGTTCGGAAGTGGTACGAGGTGGTGCCGGTCGGCACATCGGCCGCGGCGTCGACGGCCCGGTGGGTGAGCGCGCGCATACCGCTGCTCGCGATCAGGCCGATGGCGGCGTCGGCGAGCAGCTGCGGCCGGTCGGTGATGACGGGCATCGAATGTCCTTCTTGACGGTGGCTGCGACAGGTGTAGTGTATCCGCTACAAATGTAGCACTACAGATGTAGCAACCGAGGAGAACGGCGATGGGCGAGCAGGAACTGCATGTGGTGGTGGGTGCGGGCGGGGTGACCGGGCGGCTGGTCGTCCGGCACCTGCTGGCCGCCGGTTGCCGGGTCCGGGCGGTCACCCGCGACGGGCGCCCGGTCGGCGCCAGCCGGGCCGAACGGGTCGCGGTGGACGCGGCCGATCCCGTCGCGCTGACCGCGGCGGCGCGCGGGGCCGTCGCGATCCATCACTGTGCGATGCCGCCGATCGGGCGGTGGCGCCGCGACTTCCCGCCGCTGACCGACGCGATCATCGCCGCCGGGGAGGCGACGGGTGCGCGGGTCGTCTACGCGGACGACACCTGGATGTACGGCCGGGTCACCGGTCCGATGACCCCCGACCTGCCCTCCCGGCCGGTCAGTCGGCACGGTGTGCTGCGCGCGTGGCTGGCCGAACGGTTCGAGCACGCCGCGGCGGCCGGGCGGATCCGGTTGTCGATCGTGCGGGCCGGTGAGCTCTATGGGCCAGGGGTTCACTCGATGATCGCCGGCACGGTGTTCGGCGCCATCCGCCGCGGCCGGACCGCCCGGTGGTTCGGTACCCCTGACCTGCCGATCACCCCGACCTACATCGACGACTTCGCCCGCACCATCGCCACCGTCGGCTGCCGGGACCGCGCCACCAGCCGGATCTGGCACGTGCCGCACCCGGCGGCCACCACCGGTCGGGAACTGGTTGCGGTCGCCGCGACCCAGGCCGGTCGATCAGCGGCCGTCGCCGCGATCACCCGCCGGCAGCTGCGGGTGCTGGGCGCGCTCGTCCCGCTGGCTCGGGACGGCGCGTCCCTGGTCTACCAGTTCGAGCAGCCATTCGTCGTCGACGGCACCGCGACCGCCGAAGCCTTCGGCATCACGCCGACGCCCTACGTCCAGGGTGTCCGGGCGGTCCTGGCCGCATCCCCGGCGGCGTCACAGTGAGCGGCCCGCCGGTGTCCAAGGTGGGGCAGGCGTGGTCCGCGTCGCCATCAGCCAGCGCAGGAGCAGGGCAGGAGCAGGAATGAACCCGAAGATTGCCGTGGCCGGCGGAACCGGGCTGGTCGGATCGATGGTGGTGGCCGAAGCGCGGGCCGCCGGCCGGGAACCGGTCGTCCTGGCCCGATCGGCCGGGGTCGACCTGCGGACCGGGGTCGGGCTGGACGCGGCCCTGGACGGCGTCGACGCGGTCATCGACGTGATCAACATCGATACGCAACGCCGGCGCCGGGCGGTGGAGCTCTTCGGCACCGCAACCGCCACCCTGCTGCGGGCCGAGGAACGGGCCGGGGTCCGGCATCACGTGATGCTGTCCATCGTCGGCATCGATCGGGTGGACACGGGGTATTACGCCGGCAAGCGCCGAGCGGAAGAGGTGGTCACCGGTGGCCGGGTGCCCTGGACGATTCTGCGGTCGACGCAGTTCCACGAGTTCGCGGACCTGCTCCTGGGTCTGGTGCCGGGGCCGGTCGTGGTCGTGCCGACCATGCTGAGCCGGCCGGTCGCGGCCCGCGAGGTGGCGCGGCACCTGGTGACGCTGGCCGGCGGGCCGGCCGCGGGCCGGACCCCGGAGATCGCCGGCCCGCAGGAGCGGCGGATGGCCGACCTGGTGCGTCGGCTGGCCCGCGCCCGCGGATCCCGCCGGGCGGTGCTGGAACTGCCGGTGCTGGGCGCGGCGGCCACCGCGACGGCGCGGGGCGCGCTGCTCCCGGCGGAACCCGGTCCCCGGGGGATCGAGACGTTCGAACAGTGGCTGGCCCGAACCGGCCGGCCCGGGCAGCTGACCCCGGACGACCGCGTGAGCGACCGACGATGAGGGTCGGCATCATCGGGGCCGGCATCGGCGGGTTGGCCACCGCGGTCGGCCTGCAGCGGGCGGGCGTGCCGGTCACGGTGTTCGAACGACGCGACGGCGCTGGCGATGCCGGGTCCGGGATCTCGCTGTTCGGCAACGGCCTGGCCGCCCTGGACGCGCTCGGGCTGGGGCCGGCCGCGCGCGAGATCGGCGCGGTGCCCGGCGGAATCGGCCCGGACACGCCGGCCGGGCAGCGGCGTCCGGACGGCCGCTGGCTGACCCGGCTGCCCCACTCGGTGCAGCAGACGGTCGCGGTCGTGCACCG
This genomic window from Nakamurella multipartita DSM 44233 contains:
- the hemE gene encoding uroporphyrinogen decarboxylase; this translates as MAGMTASETATGTAAGPMGDALPPTHPLVDGRTAGAPLLAAYRGTRPAHRPVWFMRQAGRSLPEYREVRRGIGMLESCLMPELAAEITLQPVRRHGVDAAILFSDIVVPLKLAGIDVQIVAGTGPVVAAPIRTAADVAALPTLDPDALAPVAAEAAGVVAELGSTPLIGFAGAPFTLASYLVEGGPSRDHRLTKTLMHAEPQVWHALLTWVAGVTGAFLRAQILAGASAVQVFDSWAGALSRPDYERFVAPHSAAVFAAVADLPVPRVHFGVGTGELLTAMRDVGADVVGIDHRIPLDEASDRLGGATPVQGNIDPALLFAGRQALHAHAEDVIRRGRAAPGHVVNLGHGVPPDTDPDVLTELVEFVHSRPE
- the holA gene encoding DNA polymerase III subunit delta → MSGMAQTGSGSGELTPLVLLTGDEQLLVDRAISRATAAARRIEAGAERRDGVAAGLTVGEFSDLVAPSLFAEPRVVVIRGAHEAGKDLAAALIGYTKDPVEGVWLVVQHAGGARNKAIGEALTKAGATVVTCNKITRLNERIDFVRAEIRRAGGTTNPAAVTALVEAVGSDLRELAAAADQLVADTGGTVDEQAVRRYHRGRAEVTGFTVSDATMSGDLAGALESLRWALGVGVAPVLVADALADGVRTVAKVSGAKGGNSYAIASALGMPPWKVDRARGMARGWSTDGLVGGMAIVAELNAAVKGAAVDVEYALERAVIDLVAARKRR
- the rpsT gene encoding 30S ribosomal protein S20; the encoded protein is MANIKSQIKRNRTNEAARLRNKSVKSSLKTAVRKVRTAAEAGDKTAAEVELKAACRSLDKAASKGVIHANQAANRKSALTQLVNQV
- a CDS encoding lipase family alpha/beta hydrolase; protein product: MRRTVRAGRPASVLVGLLLAVGACSAAGAPTDPATTAVPTTAVPTTAAPTPSSSVPTLAPTASPSRIRSPLPDVHVPGVNDPSCRSAERPVVLLPGTFSTVQSNFTALAAALQAGGRCVYGLNYSLAGVAPVRDSASAAAGFVQDVRAATGADQVDVVGFSQGGLVLRTALRLDGLAPAVASAVLIAPSFHGSTADLLTGVPAAACPACADQTAGSALLTELDAGGDLDGQVRYATISSRDDTVVTPVDGQSPVGPADRVRSLVIQDRCPRATVSHLDLPADPGVVGWVGAALDSDGRPEPTAYRCP
- a CDS encoding glutamyl-tRNA reductase, which produces MLMVLGASHHDLELTQLDRLAMHPTLLSRAVGELARQPDMPIDGAVVVSTCNRLEIYLDAARFHDAIEGVAAQLAQVTGLDAVEVAAMLKVRVGAPAVAHLFTVASGLDSMVVGEVEIAGQIARALREAQAAGTVSPPINQLFQTAARVAKQVATETGLGAAGRSVASVALDITGVGPGGPGAQTALIIGTGAYARVVAAELRTRGVTQLLVHSPSGRADTFADRHAATAVSAADLVATMAQVDLVVACSGQSAGMLDEAMLAAAVAARSRPLPIIDLALHPHVAGPARAVPGVRVVDLHSVQQQVDPAHLDAVVSAQDIVIAGVAAFEERMAIRRLDPAVVALRQHVTGTVEKELDRLRAKYPADVAADVERALHRVTQALLHTPTLRAQELARTGDGAGYVQALHTLFGIDITESETAAHPVAALRTS
- the thrC gene encoding threonine synthase — encoded protein: MTSVLSTPGSAGSASAPGIDLGPAVALSCRECGNRVELGPYYACMECFGPLEVAYEFTLRGDALKQRIESGPANIWRYADLLPVPADVAQTPNMNPGNTKLIRADNLAKELGMRRLWVKDDSGNPTHSFKDRVVAVALAAARKLGFTVLACPSTGNLANAVAAAAARAGIRSVVLIPANLEQQKILTTAAYGGTLVAVDGNYDDINRLAGEIAAEQEDWAFVNVNVRPYYAEGSKTLGFEVAEQLGWRLPEQVVIPIASGAQLVKVDKGFTELGELGLVEPTPYKVFGAQATGCSPVSEAFKQGWDVVKPVRPDTIAKSLAIGNPADGPYVLDVTRRTGGAIEDVSDDEVIAGIKLLARTEGIFGETAGGVTIATLRKLLASGQLDPEAETVVFNTGDGLKTLDAIAGEVGPTATIKPTLGAFEAAGLA